The following proteins come from a genomic window of Populus alba chromosome 12, ASM523922v2, whole genome shotgun sequence:
- the LOC118033262 gene encoding probable trehalose-phosphate phosphatase 4 isoform X2: MFKRNFAKLNQAMGFQRSSNRQKVQPGVSDLSSNERAPNSCHPVINGAVSDDANYSSWMMRAAVREVAKYFPTAIISGRSRDKVKGFVQLNNIYYAGSHGMDIMAPPRPVRSSDGKYHAVSLDRKGNEAVFQPAQKFLPSIQNILKELEEAIMKIQGARVENNRFCVSVHFRQVRDEDYGILEEKVKSILKHYPDFRLGWGKKVMEIRPSIEWDKGNALEYLLDTLGLGNCTDVLPVYIGDDRTDEDAFKVIQKRGQGYPIVVASSPKDTKASYSLHDSSEVLTFLLRLARWRKASSSSRSLSQIWGVGS; the protein is encoded by the exons ATGTTTAAGAGAAATTTTGCAAAGCTTAACCAGGCCATGGGATTTCAAAGATCTTCCAACAGGCAAAAGGTGCAGCCTGGTGTTAGTGATCTCTCTTCAAATGAGAGAGCACCAAATTCGTGTCATCCTGTAATCAATGGAGCTGTTTCTGATGATGCAAATTACAGTTCATGGATG ATGCGTGCAGCAGTTCGTGAAGTTGCAAAATACTTTCCAACAGCTATAATCAGTGGTAGAAGCAGAGATAAG GTGAAAGGATTTGTTCAGTTGAATAACATATATTATGCTGGAAGCCATGGGATGGACATTATGGCACCACCTAGGCCTGTTAGGTCTAGTGATGGGAAATATCATGCTGTATCCCTTGACAGAAAG GGCAATGAAGCTGTATTTCAACCTGCTCAGAAATTCTTACCTTCAATACAAAAC ATTCTGAAAGAACTAGAAGAGGCAATTATGAAAATACAAGGTGCCAGGGTAGAAAACAACAGATTTTGTGTCTCTGTACATTTTCGACAAGTTCGAGATGAG GATTATGGGATCTTAGAGGAGAAGGTGAAGTCTATTCTGAAACACTATCCAGACTTTCGTTTGGGTTGGGGTAAGAAG GTTATGGAAATACGACCATCAATAGAATGGGACAAAGGCAACGCCCTAGAATATTTGCTCGATACTCTAGGGTTAGGCAACTGCACCGATGTTCTCCCGGTTTATATCGGGGATGACCGGACAGATGAAGATGCTTTCAAG GTGATTCAAAAGAGAGGCCAAGGGTATCCAATCGTGGTAGCGTCCAGTCCGAAGGATACGAAAGCTTCCTACTCCCTCCATGACTCGTCGGAAGTCTTGACTTTCTTGCTGCGTCTAGCAAGGTGGAGGAAGGCCTCTAGTTCGAGCAGGTCACTGTCTCAGATCTGGGGTGTAGGTAGCTAA
- the LOC118033262 gene encoding probable trehalose-phosphate phosphatase C isoform X1 — translation MFKRNFAKLNQAMGFQRSSNRQKVQPGVSDLSSNERAPNSCHPVINGAVSDDANYSSWMVDHPSALTSFDQMMKDAKGKKIVVFLDYDGTLSPIVNDPDLALMSDEMRAAVREVAKYFPTAIISGRSRDKVKGFVQLNNIYYAGSHGMDIMAPPRPVRSSDGKYHAVSLDRKGNEAVFQPAQKFLPSIQNILKELEEAIMKIQGARVENNRFCVSVHFRQVRDEDYGILEEKVKSILKHYPDFRLGWGKKVMEIRPSIEWDKGNALEYLLDTLGLGNCTDVLPVYIGDDRTDEDAFKVIQKRGQGYPIVVASSPKDTKASYSLHDSSEVLTFLLRLARWRKASSSSRSLSQIWGVGS, via the exons ATGTTTAAGAGAAATTTTGCAAAGCTTAACCAGGCCATGGGATTTCAAAGATCTTCCAACAGGCAAAAGGTGCAGCCTGGTGTTAGTGATCTCTCTTCAAATGAGAGAGCACCAAATTCGTGTCATCCTGTAATCAATGGAGCTGTTTCTGATGATGCAAATTACAGTTCATGGATG GTGGACCATCCTTCTGCATTGACCTCATTTGATCAGatgatgaaagatgcaaaaggGAAGAAGATCGTCGTGTTCTTAGACTACGACGGGACTCTCTCGCCGATTGTAAATGATCCTGATCTTGCTCTCATGTCTGATGAG ATGCGTGCAGCAGTTCGTGAAGTTGCAAAATACTTTCCAACAGCTATAATCAGTGGTAGAAGCAGAGATAAG GTGAAAGGATTTGTTCAGTTGAATAACATATATTATGCTGGAAGCCATGGGATGGACATTATGGCACCACCTAGGCCTGTTAGGTCTAGTGATGGGAAATATCATGCTGTATCCCTTGACAGAAAG GGCAATGAAGCTGTATTTCAACCTGCTCAGAAATTCTTACCTTCAATACAAAAC ATTCTGAAAGAACTAGAAGAGGCAATTATGAAAATACAAGGTGCCAGGGTAGAAAACAACAGATTTTGTGTCTCTGTACATTTTCGACAAGTTCGAGATGAG GATTATGGGATCTTAGAGGAGAAGGTGAAGTCTATTCTGAAACACTATCCAGACTTTCGTTTGGGTTGGGGTAAGAAG GTTATGGAAATACGACCATCAATAGAATGGGACAAAGGCAACGCCCTAGAATATTTGCTCGATACTCTAGGGTTAGGCAACTGCACCGATGTTCTCCCGGTTTATATCGGGGATGACCGGACAGATGAAGATGCTTTCAAG GTGATTCAAAAGAGAGGCCAAGGGTATCCAATCGTGGTAGCGTCCAGTCCGAAGGATACGAAAGCTTCCTACTCCCTCCATGACTCGTCGGAAGTCTTGACTTTCTTGCTGCGTCTAGCAAGGTGGAGGAAGGCCTCTAGTTCGAGCAGGTCACTGTCTCAGATCTGGGGTGTAGGTAGCTAA